The Punica granatum isolate Tunisia-2019 chromosome 4, ASM765513v2, whole genome shotgun sequence genome has a window encoding:
- the LOC116206296 gene encoding uncharacterized protein LOC116206296, which translates to MSLLLRLRHHLPNGLHKGSCLFPRVLQNSYSSGFSRQFSQPARKEEEEEEEVEIDQRRLPADYDPATFDPTEHRSPPTERVFRLVDEISGLTLVEVAELSSIMMKKLGMTEPPTIGVMKGGAAAGLTGMAMKATAAAKEEKKPEKTVFELKLESYEASAKIKVIKEVRGFTDLGLKEAKDLVEKTPSVFKKGVSKEEGEQIIEKMKAIGAKVVME; encoded by the coding sequence ATGAGCCTCTTGTTAAGACTAAGACATCATCTACCGAATGGGTTGCACAAAGGTTCCTGTCTTTTTCCCCGTGTTCTACAAAATTCATATTCATCGGGATTCTCCCGTCAATTTTCTCAACCagcaagaaaagaagaggaagaagaagaggaggtgGAAATTGACCAAAGGAGGCTTCCGGCTGACTATGACCCAGCGACATTTGATCCAACAGAGCATCGAAGTCCTCCTACTGAGAGGGTGTTTAGGCTTGTAGATGAGATATCAGGACTCACACTAGTTGAAGTTGCAGAGCTTTCGTCAATTATGATGAAAAAACTGGGTATGACTGAACCACCAACTATCGGGGTCATGAAAGGTGGGGCTGCCGCAGGACTTACTGGGATGGCAATGAAGGCCACGGCAGCAGcaaaggaggagaagaaacCCGAAAAGACAGTATTTGAGTTGAAATTGGAGTCGTATGAAGCGTCTGCAAAGATCAAAGTTATTAAAGAAGTGAGGGGTTTCACTGATCTGGGTCTGAAAGAAGCCAAGGATTTAGTGGAGAAGACGCCATCGGTGTTCAAGAAGGGCGTCTCGAAAGAAGAAGGTGAACAGATTATAGAGAAGATGAAAGCTATCGGAGCTAAAGTCGTCATGGAGTGA
- the LOC116206180 gene encoding ribonuclease H2 subunit B, with protein MEMGWWGGTEEETRILISPAETRAGHFLSLRHPKTGKGACYLLANEKLHELHWFKLPYGSWFLGDYVCRDGSLYYATPVDLVFILLPIFDEARMKKGEDSGKFRQLDEILFVNGYPEYRRLLPIAEKYMQVVCEVREIGSSKFFRLDDSKLLAWLLYKAHQLKNTIPTLGDNYAARTENETLTDAVSIIGDYLKDEPWLKCLCDNLKVNLPEGPKQTADNRILLAAIDNGLCSPIVSQDKNGTEKRAAKPGKQAKKAKVETESKNIRDMFTRASRRRG; from the exons ATGGAGATGGGTTGGTGGGGAGGGACTGAAGAAGAGACTCGCATTCTCATTTCGCCCG CGGAAACTCGTGCTGGGCACTTTCTATCTCTTCGTCATCCCAAAACTG GAAAAGGAGCTTGCTATCTCTTGGCCAATGAAAAGCTCCATGAACTCCATTGGTTCAAATTACCGTATGGATCTTGGTTTTTGGGGGATTATGTTTGTAGAG ATGGATCCCTCTATTATGCAACTCCTGTCGATCTTGTTTTCATCTTGTTGCCAATATTTGACGAAGCCAGGATGAAG AAGGGAGAAGATTCTGGAAAATTTAGGCAGTTGGATGAGATACTATTTGTAAATGGCTATCCTGAGTACCGGCGCTTATTGCCCATTGCAGAGAAATACATGCAAGTAGTTTGTGAAGTTAGAG AAATTGGATCGTCAAAGTTTTTCCGGCTTGATGACTCTAAGCTTCTGGCTTGGTTATTGTATAAG GCGCATCAACTGAAAAACACGATTCCGACTCTGGGTGACAACTATGCTGCTCGAACAGAAAATGAGACAT TAACCGACGCAGTTTCAATCATTGGGGATTACTTGAAGGATGAGCCGTGGTTGAAGTGTTTGTGTGATAATCTCAA GGTAAATTTACCAGAGGGGCCAAAACAGACAGCAGACAACAGAATCCTTTTAGCTGCTATAGATAATGGTTTATGTTCCCCTATCGTCTCGCAG GACAAGAACGGGACTGAGAAAAGAGCAGCAAAACCTGGGAAGCAAGCTAAGAAGGCGAAAGTGGAGACAGAGTCTAAGAACATAAGGGACATGTTCACCCGAGCTTCAAGAAGACGTGGCTGA
- the LOC116204218 gene encoding PRKR-interacting protein 1 homolog, whose protein sequence is MPPMSRGNPRDGTLEVKLHNTIENVPVRVSNTSDSSNGSNSSEFHKVRHMRRKEQDRLARMDVDYLKRKDMAEFIRSREERLKAAQDRTVQMRLKHQKIQRKRKKKSNVTSSEGGDNSKEEESFDDGAESNDANVTTS, encoded by the exons ATGCCTCCCATGTCGAGGGGCAATCCTCGGGATGGCACCTTGGAAGTTAAGCTTCACAATACCATAGAAAATGTTCCCGTGCGTGTTAGCAACACCTCTGATAGCTCTAATGGTTCCAATTCCAGCGAATTTCACAAggt TCGGCACATGAGAAGGAAAGAACAAGACAGGCTTGCGAGGATGGATGTGGACTACCTGAAGAGGAAAGATATGGCTGAATTTATTCGGAGCAGGGAGGAGAGGCTTAAAGCAGCGCAGGACCGAACAGTGCAGATGCGGCTTAAGCACCAGAAGATtcagaggaagaggaagaagaagagcaacGTTACAAGCTCTGAAGGAGGAGACAACTCAAAGGAAGAAGAGTCTTTCGATGATGGAGCAGAATCCAATGATGCCAATGTAACTACGAGTTGA